In the genome of Nitratireductor sp. GISD-1A_MAKvit, the window GAAAGGGTTGAACCACGCAAAGCATATCTGAGAGTTATGCAATCCGGCGCTATGCCGGCAACGACGCAGAACATCTTCCGGCTTTGGAAGTGCGTGCTGCGCAGCTTTTCGCGGAGCACGGATTTCACGGTCTGGCAGCCACCCCGGCCACCGCACCGGATGCCTTCCACCGACTTGCCTCGCAGAACCATACACTGGTGGCCGAGCATCACATCGACGGTGCCGCCGGTTTCGCCATTTGCGATCAGATCGGTTCCTTCCTTCACCTCAAGGAGCTTTCGGTGGCGCCCGAGCACGGACGGAAGGGGCTCGGAAGTGCGCTGCTGCGCGCGGTTATTGCCGAAAGTGTCTCTCGCGGACTGACGGGCGTATCGCTCAGCACATTCAGAGACGTGCCGTTCAACGCACCGTTTTACGCGCGCCATGGCTTTGCGGAGCAACCGCTTGCTCGCGTTCCCGACGCTCTCAGGGAGCGGTTTTTCGATGAGGTCCCCGAAGGAATTGCGGCAGAAACCCGCCTATTGATGCTGCGCCGCAACAATCATATCCAGCACAACGCATGAATTCTGCCATTAAATTCAGAAGGTTGAAGGCGTTGCGGTGGTGATTGACGGGATTTCGGCGCTTCTATTGCAACGCAACAAAAGTCGTTTAGTCTATCAGCATGCAAATGATCAAGGCGTCGCCGCCTCATGCACATGTTTCCTGGCGGTCTGGTCTTGGCAAGGCTCCTCCCGGGAAACCTCGCAATGTATTATCAACTTTATGAATTCAACCATGCCGCGCTTCAGCCGGCCCGGGCATATGCAGATGCCATTCGGCTGTTTTACAGCAATCCGCTAAACCCTTTCGCCGAAACTTATCTTGGCCGCACGCTGGCCGCCAGTGCCGAGGTGTTCGAGCGCAGTACACGCCGCTATACCAAGCCCGCGTTCGGTCTGACAGAAACTTCGATCGACGGTACGCAGGTGGCAGTGCGCGAGCAGACGGTCTGGTCGCAGCCATTCTGCAACGTCGTCCGCTTCAAGCGCGATCTGCCGAAAGGCGCCAATCCGGGACCGAGGATCCTGATGGTCGCGCCAATGTCGGGCCACTATGCAACGCTCCTGCGCGGCACGGTGGAGACCATGCTCCCCCACGCGGATGTCTATATCACCGACTGGGCCGATGCACGGATGGTTCCGGTTGCAGACGGCACGTTTGATCTCGATGATTACATCGATTATCTGATCGACATCTTCGACCATCTGGGGCCCGACACGCATGTGATGGCGGTTTGTCAGCCTTCCGTCCCGGTCCTTGCGGCCATCGCGCTGATGGAAGCGCGTGGTGCGAAGAGCCCTCCCGCCAGCATGACCCTGATGGGTGGGCCGATTGACACCCGCAAGAATCCGACTGCCGTGAACGAGCTGGCTGAGCAGAAAGACATTTCCTGGTTCCGCGACAATGTGATCATGCCGGTGCCATGGCCCAATCCCGGCTTCATGCGACAGGTCTATCCGGGTTTCCTTCAGCTTTCCGGCTTCATGAGCATGAATCTTGATCGCCATATCACCGCGCACAAGGACTTTTTCATGCACCTGGTGAAGAATGACGGCGATTCTGCCGAAAAACACCGCGACTTCTATGACGAGTATCTCGCCGTCATGGATCTGACGGCCGAGTTCTATCTGCAGACGGTGGAAACCGTTTTCATCCGCCACGATCTTCCGCGCGGTCAGATGCAGCACCGCGGCGACCCGGTGGACCCGGGCGCAATTCGCCGCGTGGCGCTGCTGACGGTGGAAGGGGAGAATGACGACATTTCGGGTGTCGGCCAGACAAAGGCCGCGCATGACCTGTGCGTCAACATTCCCGACGAGATGCGTCACCATTACATGCAGCCGGCAGTCGGCCATTATGGCGTGTTCAATGGCTCACGCTTCCGCTCGGAGATCGCACCCCGCATTCTGGACTTCATGCACAGGAATTCTCCTGCCAAGGGAAGAACTGCAGTGAAAAAACCGGGCAGGGCTTCATCGCGAAAGGGCAGCTGATTCCTGCCGAAAAGCCTCTTTTTCAGCTCAAAACGAGTTGTTTTGAGCTGAAACGCCATCGCATTCTCTCAAAGCAGAAACGGCGGGGTCTGGCGAGCGCTCACGCCGGTAACCATAGTCGGTAACATTACCTGCCGCTTTGTTGACATAGCCCTCTCACATTTCTTAACGTTTCATTAACGAAAAGCAAACGGGGAGCGGCATGATGGCTGCTTGGCGGGGGGCAATCCGCACAGGGGCCTTTTTGGTCCCGACTCTGGCCGGCATCATGACGATGCCCGCCGGAGCGACTGGATTGATGGAGACCGGCGAGCTGACGTCTCAGCCGATCGGACATTACGAGTTCTGCAAGGCAAACCCGGCGGAATGCTCCATCCGGATGCGAGACCGCGGTCCCGAGCATGTTACCAGAACTCTCTGGGCGACCATTTCGCGCGTGAATGCGGAAGTGAACGGCAAAATCCAGCCGATGAACGATATCGACATCTACGGCGCCGAGGAAGTCTGGACCTATCCCTCCACCGGTGTCGGTGACTGCGAAGACTATGTGCTGGAAAAGCGCCGGGCGCTGCACAGGGCCGGGCTTTCCCTTTCCAACCTTCTGATTACGGTGGTCCGAAAGCCCAATGGCGAAGGCCATGCAGTGCTGACGGTCCGCACGGACCGTGGTGATTTCGTGCTCGACAATCTGAATGACACCGTGAAGCTGTGGAGCGCCACCAACTATCGCTACCTCAAGCGACAGGCGAGCAACCACACGGGTCGATGGGTGAGCCTGCGAGAGGGCAACAACCCGGTTGTGGGTGCCGTCAGCGAATAACCAGGGCCGAAGCCTGGCGTATCCCGCTCTGATGCCGAGTGCATCTCAAGCTGTGACTGCCGCCGCTGGCCCCTGCACCCCGTTTTCCTTCCCTTCAGCGGCTTGACAAAATCATAACCACAGAGTTATTGGTTTAATTAATAACCCTTAAGTTATGAGTAAGAATGACACCGTCTCACGACACGCTTTTTCGCACACTGGCCGACCCGACGCGGCGGGCGCTCTTTGAGCGGCTATGCCGCGAGGGTGACCTGACCGTCGCTGTTCTGACGGCGGGTGCCCGCGTGTCGCAGCCGGCGGTTTCCAAGCATCTAGGGGTGTTGAAGCGTGCCGGCCTCGTGCACGACCGTCAGGAGGGACGTCAGACACATTACAGCGCTCGGCTTGAGGCACTCACCCCGCTGAACGATTGGACACGGGAAATGAAGAGCTTCTGGCAAAGCCGTTTCGACGAGATGGAAGACCTCCTCAACAGGATGGACCAATGACAGACACCAGAGGCGAGACCCGCTCGGTGGTGGTGGAACGCGAGATTCCGCATCCTCCAGAAAAGATCTGGCGCGCACTGACACAGCCGCACCTGATCGCCGAATGGTTGATGAAAAACGATTTCGAGGCCCGGGAAGGCCATCGCTTCAGCCTTAGTGCCGATTGGGGGCGGGTGGACTGCACTGTGCTGGTGCTCGAACCGCACAGGGCGCTGTCCTATGCCTGGGACACGAAAGACCTGCGGAGCGTTGTTACCTGGACGCTCACGCCCACCACGAACGGAACGCGGCTGAGGATGGAGCAAGAGGGCTTCGGGGCCGAACAGAAATCCTACTATCAGGGGGCGACGGTTGGTTGGCCACGTTTCATTTCGGAGCTTGAACGGGTTGTGGAGCAATTTGGCTGACCATGTCCGGAACCAGCAAATCCCCATCTGAACTGATAGATGACAAAATTGCCGCGCTGGGCGACTGGCGGGGCGACATGCTCGCCCGGCTGCGCAAGGTGATCCACCAGGCCCTTCCCGATGTGATCGAGGAGTGGAAGTGGCGCGGTGTTCCCGTCTGGTATCATGACGGCATGCTCTGCACCGGAGAAACTTACAGAAAAACAGTGAAGATGACCTTTGCCAAGGGCGCCTTCCTCGAAGACCCGTCGGGGCCTCTTCAATGCCAGCCTGGAAGGCAACACGCGCCGCGCCATCGATTTTCACGAGGGTGATGTAATCGATGCCGACGCACTCGGAGCGCTTGTTCTCGCAGCAGCACATCAAAACGCAGACACCAGAACCAGGAGCAAACGCAAATGAGATGGAAAGTCTGGCTTCGGCAAGCTCACCGCTGGATCTCGATCGCATTCACCCTTGGCGTCCTCGTCAACACCTTTGCTGCGGTTAGTGGCGACGAGCCCCCTGCGTGGATTTATTCCCTTGCGCTTGGGCCGCTTTTCCTGCTGCTTATTACGGGACTGTGCCTCTTTGTTCTTCCCTATCTGGGAGCGCGACGGAGCAGCGCGGAAATCAACGTTCGCTCACGTTCCTGAGTGGAAACGCTCTTTCCCAATCGACCATCGGCTCCGTGAGGCTCCATCGGCACACCGCGTTCTCACGCTGCCTGTGTGCGTTTGTTGCCCGCCACGCGATAGGAAATGGCCTCGGCGATGTGCGGCCTGGAAACAGCCTCGGCGCCGTCGAGGTCCGCCAACGTGCGCGCGACCTTCAGCACCCGATGATAGGCCCGGGCCGAGAAACCGAGCTTCTCGCTCGCGTCCCGGATCAATCCCGTGCAGTCATTGTCGAGCGGCACGATGTCTTCCACAAGAGCGGCGGAACAGGATGCATTCGTGGTCCATGCCGGCAGCCCGCGAGCAGCGTAGCGCTCCTGCTGGATCAACCGGGCTCGTGCGACCCTTTCAGCAACGGCGGTGCTCGACTCCGATCGTTTTACGCTGCCTATAAGATCGCCCGCAGAAACGGCGGGCACATCGATACGCAGATCGATCCGGTCAAGAAGGGGCCCCGATACCCGTGCCTGATAGTCCGTCTCGCAGCGTGGGCCGCGGCGGCATTGATGACCCGGTTCGCCAGCCATACCGCATCGGCAGGGGTTCATCGCGGCAACCAGCTGGATACGCGCGGGATAACTCACGCGATGATTTGCACGAGCGATGACGCATTCCGCCGTTTCAAGCGGCTGACGCAGCGAATCCAGAACCTGGGGTGAAAACTCCGGCAGCTCGTCGAGAAACAGGACGCCATGATGGGCAAGCGACGCTTCTCCGGGCCGCGCTCGCAGCCCACCGCCGACAATTGCCGCCATCGAGGCCGAATGATGCGGCGAACGAAACGGGCGACGATCGGATAGCTTTCCATCCGCCAGTTCGCCCGCGATCGACGCGATCATGGAAACCTCAAGGAGTTCGCGAGGTGAAAGAGGCGGCAGTATGGAGGAAAGGCGCTGTGCCAACATGGACTTTCCGGCGCCCGGCGGCCCGATCATCAGCATGATATGGACAAAAGACCCCTATCGAACTAGATAACCATCATGTCGAATCGGCCCATCGCCAAACCGAAGGCATATTCTTACATCCGGTTCTCGACCCCGGAACAAATGCGGGGCGACAGCTTGCGGCGTCAGACGGAAGCCGCAGAACGCTACGCTGCACTCCATGGGCTAGAGCTAGACGACAAGCTGACATTCCAAGACCTTGGTGTATCCGCTTTTCGGGGACGAAATAGGGCGGAAGGGATGCTAGGCGAGTTCCTAGAGTTGGTCCGATCAGGCGACATAGCCATAGGGTCCTATCTTCTAGTCGAGAACCTTGATCGTGTATCCCGAGAGAACGCGCTGGATGCCCTTGATGCCCTTAAAGACATAGCGAAAGAGGGGATTACGGTAGTAACTCTCAACGATGGGCGAGCGTACACCCATGAGAGCCTGCGTCAAAACCCTGTTGACCTCATGGTCGCGGTGATGGTGTTCATGAGGGCGAACGAGGAAAGCGCAACGAAGGCCAAGCGGCTTCGGGAGGCATGGGGAGCAAAGCGCGCGAGGGCGGAAAAGCAACCGCTAACGAAGCTAAGTCCGGGATGGGTACGCCTTCGAGATGATCGTAGCGGGTTCGATCTGATACCGGAACGGGCAGCTATCGTTCGGCGCATATTCGAGATGGCAATTGCCGGCAAGGGGCAGCAGTCCATTGCCGAGACGCTAAATCGCGAAGGGGTTCCGGTTTTCGGTCGGGGGAAGCACTGGCACCGTTCCTACGTCAAAAAGATGCTGGGCAATCCCGCTGTCATCGGACAGTTCACGCCTCACCGCATGGAAATTATCAATGGCAAGCGAGTCCGTGTCCCCGCCGAGCCAGTAGAAGACTACTTCCCGCAGGCCGTCAGCCGCGAGGTTTTTGAACAGGTGGCAGCCCTCGCGAGCGGGCGCAGTGCGCCGTCGAAAACCGAAGGGGCGATGGCTAACATACTGGCAGGGCTTGCGAAGTGTCCGAGGTGTGGTTCCACCATGACGCGCGTCAACAAGGGCGGGAAGAAGGGCGGCCACCCCTATCTCATTTGCACGAGGGCCAAAGCAGGCGCGGGCTGCACATACCGCAAGGTCCGCCTAGACCACGTAACAAGGGCGATCATTGATAATGCGGGTTATCTCATTGGGGAACTTCCCTCCCCCGAGGCAGACCTGCAAGCGCAATGGGACCAGCTATCTCTAGCCCATGACGTGATGGGCGATGAGATCGAGCGGGTCGTTCAGGCCATAGCAGAGGCCGGACACTCGCCTGCATTGCTCAACCGCCTACGGGCAACAGAGGCCGAGCGTGATCGGATAGCGAACGAACTATCCTCCGTCGCAACAAGAATGGCCGACACCATCACAAACCGCATCGCCAATACGGGCACCGCTCTGTTGGACGCCGTGGGCGAGCAGCCACACGATATTCCGAAGGTCAATGCGGTTCTCCGTCAGCTATTTGGGAAAGTCGTGGTGGACTATCGGAGCGGAAGCCTTGTCTTCCACTGGAATCACGTCCCCGATGCAGCCACGAGCATTGTCTATGGATGGCCCACGGAAACGGACGACGATGACGGGATAATCCCAGCGACATCTTTGCCCCCCTCGTAGCTCCTTAGTGGACGCATTGGACAGAACCATCCGGCTCCCCCTATCGGTCTGGTGCTTCTAGCAATCCCCATGCGTCCCCTTGGGGGCTTCCCCTGCCGCCTGTCGCGGGCGGTACATCATCATCACCACGAGCACAACGGAGGTATCCAATGCGTGATGTTCATTTTCATCGTGTTCCCTCGGTTCTGGTCAAGCTGGCCGACCTTGGCCGAGACATTCGGGACGCCATGGCGGAAGCTGTCAGCCGCCGTGTCGATTTCTTCCATGACGGATGGAAGCCGAGGGGCGTGTTCCTGCGCCTGCCCTTCACCAACATCAGCGCGTGGCTGGAATGGTCGCCAGTCTCGGTAGGCTGGGGCTATGCGGTCAATCCGCCGAGTGACCGGGAGGTTTACCTTGGGCGTGTCAGGGGCGTGGTTTCGGTCGGGTAGATAGATGGTTTCCCTGCAATAGGTTTTTCGTGCTGCGGTGATAACCGTAGAAAGGCGTTGACGGGGATGGGTAGTAATCCCCCTCGCCTTGTCACGATCACGCGTCCACGGTCGCCACCGCAGCACGCTATGGCTGTTTTGCCGCGCGCTCTTGGTTCAACTCGAACAAGCGGGCCAGGATTTCGTCATCTGACAGGTCGGCAGGCCAGCCATAGGCTGCCGCTACGGCTTCATCTAGCGCTTTGTGGGCGTGCTGTAGCCATGCGGGACGTTCGTTGTAGAGATTCGTCAGGGTGCGCTTCTTGAGCTTCTGTGCGGCTTCCTCGTTGATCGGAAGGATACGGTCGGGATAGCCGGGGACAACCTCGGGTTCACGCCGGACAAGATCGGGCGGGTTCAGCCAGTTTTCCCGAAGCTCGTTGAGACGGGCCGCTGCCGTGGCAATGGCGATGGCGTGAGGGTTATCGGCATAGTCCGCAGCCGGGATGTCCGGGGTCAGTCCCTCGGGGAACGGAAAGGTTTCGAAGGTGGTCGTAGGCGTGTAGCGTGCGTCATTTCCTTTGCCGAGCCAAGTGCATGTCCGGGAGAACCAAAGGAAATGTGCGCGGCTATGAAGGAGACCGAACGTGACATCATCATCCCGCGCCACAACTACAGCAGAATTATCGGGGAATTGCGATGTCGGGAAATATCGATAGGTCCGGTGCTTTGACGTAAGTGGCGTGACGATACACCGATCAAGGCCTGAAAGAGCCTGCTTAGCCAGGGTGCCCGGTCGTCCGTGCAGCCACCACTTTTCTCTTCGTCGTTTATCGCGATTGGTAGCTCGTATCGGCTTTACTTCTACATCAACGAAATTGAATGCTCCTTCATAAAGGGCTGCCTCTTCGAGGCATCTTTCCCCAAAGTCAATTATCCAGAGATCAGATACGGCCTCTATGATCGCTCTTCCATTTAACCAGCGCCGCACTACGTCCGCATTTGGCCTGCCGTTGGGATTGAGGGGTGATCTGAGTAGCTCACGCGCAAGAGAGGCGTCTATGTCGAACGGACCGTCTTTCTGCCCCCCAACGTATGCAATTCCCTTGTTTTCCGGCAGCTTCTGAGCGAGCGAAAAGTCTGCCTCACCGGTTTCACTGGTCGCAGTAAGTTTCGAAGTTATATCTTCCACCTCTGAGCCATTTAGCTTCTTTGACGACTTGCTGACTATGGCCTCTGCCGAGACTATCGACACCCGCACAGCAGCACCGTCTACCACCCAAGGCTGGTCC includes:
- a CDS encoding GNAT family N-acetyltransferase, with the translated sequence MRAAQLFAEHGFHGLAATPATAPDAFHRLASQNHTLVAEHHIDGAAGFAICDQIGSFLHLKELSVAPEHGRKGLGSALLRAVIAESVSRGLTGVSLSTFRDVPFNAPFYARHGFAEQPLARVPDALRERFFDEVPEGIAAETRLLMLRRNNHIQHNA
- a CDS encoding polyhydroxyalkanoate depolymerase; translation: MYYQLYEFNHAALQPARAYADAIRLFYSNPLNPFAETYLGRTLAASAEVFERSTRRYTKPAFGLTETSIDGTQVAVREQTVWSQPFCNVVRFKRDLPKGANPGPRILMVAPMSGHYATLLRGTVETMLPHADVYITDWADARMVPVADGTFDLDDYIDYLIDIFDHLGPDTHVMAVCQPSVPVLAAIALMEARGAKSPPASMTLMGGPIDTRKNPTAVNELAEQKDISWFRDNVIMPVPWPNPGFMRQVYPGFLQLSGFMSMNLDRHITAHKDFFMHLVKNDGDSAEKHRDFYDEYLAVMDLTAEFYLQTVETVFIRHDLPRGQMQHRGDPVDPGAIRRVALLTVEGENDDISGVGQTKAAHDLCVNIPDEMRHHYMQPAVGHYGVFNGSRFRSEIAPRILDFMHRNSPAKGRTAVKKPGRASSRKGS
- a CDS encoding transglutaminase-like cysteine peptidase; protein product: MTMPAGATGLMETGELTSQPIGHYEFCKANPAECSIRMRDRGPEHVTRTLWATISRVNAEVNGKIQPMNDIDIYGAEEVWTYPSTGVGDCEDYVLEKRRALHRAGLSLSNLLITVVRKPNGEGHAVLTVRTDRGDFVLDNLNDTVKLWSATNYRYLKRQASNHTGRWVSLREGNNPVVGAVSE
- a CDS encoding ArsR/SmtB family transcription factor, whose product is MTPSHDTLFRTLADPTRRALFERLCREGDLTVAVLTAGARVSQPAVSKHLGVLKRAGLVHDRQEGRQTHYSARLEALTPLNDWTREMKSFWQSRFDEMEDLLNRMDQ
- a CDS encoding SRPBCC domain-containing protein, whose translation is MTDTRGETRSVVVEREIPHPPEKIWRALTQPHLIAEWLMKNDFEAREGHRFSLSADWGRVDCTVLVLEPHRALSYAWDTKDLRSVVTWTLTPTTNGTRLRMEQEGFGAEQKSYYQGATVGWPRFISELERVVEQFG
- a CDS encoding recombinase family protein translates to MAIAGKGQQSIAETLNREGVPVFGRGKHWHRSYVKKMLGNPAVIGQFTPHRMEIINGKRVRVPAEPVEDYFPQAVSREVFEQVAALASGRSAPSKTEGAMANILAGLAKCPRCGSTMTRVNKGGKKGGHPYLICTRAKAGAGCTYRKVRLDHVTRAIIDNAGYLIGELPSPEADLQAQWDQLSLAHDVMGDEIERVVQAIAEAGHSPALLNRLRATEAERDRIANELSSVATRMADTITNRIANTGTALLDAVGEQPHDIPKVNAVLRQLFGKVVVDYRSGSLVFHWNHVPDAATSIVYGWPTETDDDDGIIPATSLPPS
- a CDS encoding class I SAM-dependent DNA methyltransferase → MRPRPKSRRLWTRAASSKGGTATKARNQAQAVLDAHLKRLADFRVLDPACGSGNFLYLALRALKDLEHRAQVEAEALGLPRGFPRIGPEVVKGIEINPYAAELARVSVWIGEIQWMIGNGFGASTNPILKPLETIECRDALMTWEPGGDTEGGRWIEAEWPEVDAIVGNPPFLGSKEFLSTLPSTTVAQIRCVYAGRVPASSNLVMYWFFKAARAIKEGKAGRFGLVGTNAIRYGASSSVLADIFRWVRPFDVWSDQPWVVDGAAVRVSIVSAEAIVSKSSKKLNGSEVEDITSKLTATSETGEADFSLAQKLPENKGIAYVGGQKDGPFDIDASLARELLRSPLNPNGRPNADVVRRWLNGRAIIEAVSDLWIIDFGERCLEEAALYEGAFNFVDVEVKPIRATNRDKRRREKWWLHGRPGTLAKQALSGLDRCIVTPLTSKHRTYRYFPTSQFPDNSAVVVARDDDVTFGLLHSRAHFLWFSRTCTWLGKGNDARYTPTTTFETFPFPEGLTPDIPAADYADNPHAIAIATAAARLNELRENWLNPPDLVRREPEVVPGYPDRILPINEEAAQKLKKRTLTNLYNERPAWLQHAHKALDEAVAAAYGWPADLSDDEILARLFELNQERAAKQP